CTGCGGTATGGATGTATATTCGGTCGTTAGATTTTACAATCTTTAAAGCTTCTTGAGGGGATACTGGTGTATACATGATTATCGATTTTACGCAGCTAAATTATAAAGAAGCTTTACCCTAAATCCTGATAAAAAATGTGTTTTAAATATGATCTTAGTACATTTTACAAATCGATGATTTATTCCAAACCGTCTAAATTTTATTCTTCAGGAAATCGTTTAAGGTCTTCATCAATAAAATTCCATTCCGGAGTATACAGATCCACCCAACCCTCTAAATGATACCATGGGCTTATTCCTGGATCCGCAGGATTTTCTAATATTTGAATCTCTTGTGCTGGCATATAGCTCTGTGCTAACATAAACATCTTTTCACCTTGATCATTCTCTACCATATCAACCACAATTACCGCATGACCTGGTGATCCTCCCTGAATAAACACATCTCCGATCTGCATGTTTTCAATTTTAACCGGAATCAATTCTTTAGATAAGGATAGCGTACCTGCATACATATAAATCTGCTCTTTATATCGTTTAAAATCATTAGGCGTATTAGACGGAGCGGCAGATTGTTTCCAATACGTTTTATTCCTCTGAACCACTATCCTCTTTCCTTTAATGTATTCAGAATAATCTACCCGAAAACCATTGGTAAAATTGAAATGGATATCTTCATATCGTTTTTGAGCATACAAATAATCCGCTCTTAATCGCATCACGGCATCGGCACATTGATGCAAATCTTTTCTACCTATTGGTAAGTCGACCACTGCAACATACACTTCATCATTTGGCTTTACATCACCATTATAATACAGCACTTTTGATCCAATGGGCTTAAGCTGTAAATGCCTTAAATAATGAGCGAAAGAGTTTCGATCTAAATATTTTCGCTGATAACCTTCAGGAGGAGCAAACCTATCCGGAATCTTCTCAATCAATCTCTTTGAATACTCAAAATCACTCAAACCACCACTCGACCATGAGTCACTTACCAACAAAATGCCTGCAATAAAGATTACGAATACAACTATGACCTGATTTACATTTTTCACGATACTATTAACTCATAATCTGATATCTTATTTCACAACTGATCAGTTTTTATGGCATTCATAACTTTCTTTACAACCTCTATTTTAAAAGCCATTACATTTGTCTTTTTTCAAACCGCACGCATGAAATCTAGATTTTTCATTCTTCTTTTTTTATGGTCTCTCGTTGGCTATTCTTTTGCTAATAATACCATTAATGTGGATTCCTTAAAAGCAGAACTCCAACAAACAACTAATGATTCGATCAAATACGATATCTGTGTTGATCTGGGTATCCATTATGAATACATTGATTTCTCTATTGCCAAACAATACTACGATCAATCCAAAGAAATTGCGCTAGCCAATAAATGGTATAAAAAAGTAGGTGACAGCTACTTTAATAAAAGCTTTTATTACCATTATTCTCTTCAATCCGACACCGCTTTTCAAATGCTTGATGAAGCCCTTAAATGGTATATAAAAGCCGATCACCAAATAGGAGTCTTGAGTTATTATTTTACTGTGGGGACTTATCAAATGAATCTCGAAGAATTTGACAGTGCCACCGTCTATTTAGAAAAAGCAGTAGCTTACGGAGACACTGCTGCTTTAAATGACTCCATTTATCTGGATAAATCCTATAATAACCTGGGCCTTCTTTATCAATACCGAGGCTTTTTAGATTTGGCCATCGAAAATTTTATCGTTGCAGCCAAATTAAGAGAAGAAAGAAACAGCCCTGATATTTTCAGTACCTACATTAATTTAGGATTAAGCTATAGCTCTACTAATCAAAAAGAAGAATCTATTCTCTACTATAAAAAGGCTTTAAAAATAACCCATGAACGAAAAGACCTATCTTCAGAATCCCTATGTCTTAATAATATCGGAGAAGTATATTCAACCGATTCTAATTCAACTTATGTAGATAGTGCATTTTATTATTATGATCAGGCCTACACTATTTTCGAAACCCTTGGAGATTCTAATTCAATGGCGCGATCACATAATTCCAAAGCAGCTATTTACCAAAGACAACATAAATACGATCGTGCCATTCAGGAATA
This genomic interval from bacterium SCSIO 12643 contains the following:
- a CDS encoding DUF4846 domain-containing protein, with product MKNVNQVIVVFVIFIAGILLVSDSWSSGGLSDFEYSKRLIEKIPDRFAPPEGYQRKYLDRNSFAHYLRHLQLKPIGSKVLYYNGDVKPNDEVYVAVVDLPIGRKDLHQCADAVMRLRADYLYAQKRYEDIHFNFTNGFRVDYSEYIKGKRIVVQRNKTYWKQSAAPSNTPNDFKRYKEQIYMYAGTLSLSKELIPVKIENMQIGDVFIQGGSPGHAVIVVDMVENDQGEKMFMLAQSYMPAQEIQILENPADPGISPWYHLEGWVDLYTPEWNFIDEDLKRFPEE